DNA from Biomphalaria glabrata chromosome 14, xgBioGlab47.1, whole genome shotgun sequence:
AAGTCTAAGCAGCTTGTGTCCAGTTGCCTTCCTGAGAGGTCCAAGTTTCCATACAAACAGGTTACAGTATATGGAAAACCTAAGAGTTAAAATAGTTCTACAATAACATAAATAAGCAATCAGGTTGGTTCCATCAAAGCATTTGTTGATATTGGTATTGAGACCTATCCATTCTCAAAGgaaaaattctaattaaattgATGAACAAAATGATCCATAAATCACACAACTctactataaataaatactcATCTTGTTGCTTGAATGACACAATAGTGGGAGCTAATAATTTAGCACATGCACAATTTTGCACAAGAAAATGAAAGCCTCAGGTAAAAAGTATAGAAATCATTTACATTTCAAATAGATGTTATAAGATATTTATAGCTAGCATGCTACTTATGTTATCTAATGATTAGTTTTGAAACTTTTATTTCACAGCTGCCACACTCTCAAGCATAACCAATACactatttcaaaaacaaatttaaactgTCATCCACACACAACATTTATGTCCCACTACAATACACTGCACACATCGTATGTGTCGCACTAATTTACACAACACACAACTTTTCTTTCCCACTACTATGCATCCAACTTTTGTGTCTCACTACTATGCACCTTTCTTTAAAAATCacattttctttgcatttaCCGAAACAATGgaacttttctaaaaaaatcaaCAAGACTTTGAACAGGTGTCAGTTATGATGAACCCGAGCTCAAGTCAATACTATTTTGCTGAAGGTGAGATCTTAAGAAGGCATTTTCCTGTTTGAGTTCTTCACACTGTTGTCTGAGCAGCTCATTGTCCACATTGAGGCGCTCAGCATCTTTCAAACTTTCTGCCAACCTGCTGTTAGTTGCACGCAGCTCTTGAATGTATTCACAAGCCTTTGATAAAATGCCACCTTTGCTCTGTAAATAAATTAGCACAAAGGGCGGATGATGTTTATGTTGGAaaacattgcaaaaaaaaaactatttatttttcttcctCCACCAATAGCTTCAATGGTGATGTGGAATGTTTTAGAAATGGAGGTAAAAGTGACAACTTTAGAATACTATACTTAGAATGTATTCAGTGAAGTGCCTTGTTGTCAAGAACAAAAGACATTAAAAACAGGTTTGCGGTGATCACTAATTGCTTAACAAAATGACATCGATCAGTCTCTAGCATCTCTCAGTGTGTGAGCGCAGTGTTTATGGTATGTAAAATATAATAGGTGCTAGTGGCATATTCTACATACATAGTTCTCTCTTTCACAGTCATgcacaacaaaacaatgtgcACTGCTCACTATATCATTATTTATACATTCCAGACTGACATCTTTCATTTCTTAAATTTCAAATACTTTAAAGAGAAAATACAAATCTCTTACAAACGAaccgaaacaaacaaaataataaaaaattgccCAATACTGCAGCAAGGGTTAGGTACAGTGTATCTGCTAAcacttgtaaaaataataataattgtcaaatataaaataactttacatctggactttaaaaaaaaaatttaacaaagaaaGCAATTTGGTAAAGCATCTATcttattttgttatttcccttgttgaaGTGTAAAACTCATAACTCGAAGGCATCACCCCCACGCCCCAACAGTTCTACTTCAAGTTATGCATTTTCCACTGTAAtcaatatttaactttttttttttaccttactAGCTAACCagtcattttttaaacaaaacattctaTCATTGAATTTCATACATTCTTTAATATGAAGTATTGTAAAGTGTTCTGATTGAAATACTTACTGCCTGAGTTTGTTTGATGGGTTCTTGAGCACAGTCAGGGACTAATTTAGACAACTGAACTATCCAGTTATTGATTTTGTCTCTCCGCCTTCTCTCAACTGTAAAAGGAATAGATACACAAAGAAATTGTGGTAAGCTATAAAGTTATTTTCTCCATGccttattttataaattggtCAAATAAACCATGCAGAAGACTTGCATTATCTTTACAACAGAGCCATTGGTTAACTGTCCTCAATAAAATTCAACAGCTTAAGGCAcaattcttattattattatagtgtcACAGATGaatttttgtatgtgtgtataatctatttttttacagATAATGGTATATGTCAGTTGGAATGTATGCGATTATGACCAGAAGTGTGTTAGTTTTGAAACAAGGAGTGAGGCCAGCGTGTGATATGTGCCATGAAGTATAATaaagtttctgtgttttgaTCAAGTTGTTAAGTGTTTGATGTAATTACAGCTGaacccagggacacctagacttGGAGAGAAACTAAGGTAGTTTCTAGAGAGctatagatatagtagaaagctATAACATATAGCATTTATAATAAGTACTGTGAGATGCTTCAGATActatttttattgaaatgttgCCAACACATATTTGTATAGATGAAGAAAATGTGCACTGTTTAGAAGGTTGTAAAATGATGTGATAAGAAAGGTGTAGGTCTAATTggatttaaaacagaaaatgtttatttcatcaGAATGGAGATACTACTTTTTTCCTCGTATCTAATAGGGAGATTAAAAAGCAATATACATTTTGATAGATGTGACACCCAAGCCTTTGTATTCTATTGGTGGTAGAAACATAAGCTCCTTTAGTCCAACAAAGTATCAAAACTATTCTTTCTTCCTTACACTTAAATCTCATTGACAGCCGTCACAGTGGCACTAAAATCTATGGAAGGCCCTGTCCTGGTCCAACAAGTTTTTGAGCATTGCTCAATATAATGTTTccacccccacccacccccGTCACTTTAGTACATATCTTATATGgtaaaattaatttgatttacagaaaaaaaaaagactttaaaattGTTACCTTCATTATGTGTTGCTCTCCTTCTATCATCACGGGCAGTCCTGATACCACCACCTTCAAGTTTAGGAGAGAATGAAGTACGAGGAGCTATTTGCCGTTGTCCTTGGAGAACATCCTGAGGTGACATCATGACATAGAACTGACCTGTACATAGTTAATTTTAAGTtaacaagtttattttttagacttgaactattacattattttcttaattgGTAAACTGCATAATTGGAGCTATGATTATTATTTACTACAATATATTCAATAGATAAATGGTCTTTAAAATTTGATAAAATCAggtatatttttattagtttatctcattttttgtttttataattcctcttttcagtttgtaaactcttcaaCAGGTCAAAAAACAAAGGGGTCAGTGGGTGGATAAGGTTCTTGAATACGGcaacgattttcctaaaaatttgaaaatgaaattgaccACTCCAGTTTGACTGTTagaatttttcaaaacataaaataaacttattttaaatttggcttTAGGTCTAGAAAATCTTTCTCTTGAACAGACATAGGTCAGCTGGTATTTACACTTGTAGGCCTTATTCattaaatagtttaataaataaacaaatgttcaGGAATATTTTGTAGCAccatctaagtctaagtctagatctctgGGCCTATCATAAAAATTTgagagtagatttatacattcacttaaccaggatttttgtGTGCGGAAGGGGGATTGGGGCAGGTTCATGCGTTAGTAATGAGTAAAATAATGTCTCTTATCAAACAGACATCAGTATCATAAGGGAgaaattgtcttttaaaaaaatgtttttttttaatgttgcttGTTTTCCATTGCTTtagttaattaaaatatatggaTATCAACTCCAAAGCTTGGGGGGTGCAGgaacaattaaaaataattttgaagcaAATTGTTTTCAACAAAAGCAATGGAGTAAGGGGAGGTGACGGTGTCACCTAAAGCTGCTCCTGTGGCAATAGTATCACCACCTTGAGCTGAAACCACTGTCCCATCAGTGGCTGACTGTGCAGGAAAGTAAGCAAATCTTGTGGCATCCCCGCCTTCACCTGTAGGACTGCCTCCATTACTGAATGGGCTCTGTATTACAGCCTGAAGAAATACAAGAAGAAATGTCAAGGCAAACCTGAGGACAAAACTagtatggaataaaaaaaaaaaatatgggacTACGACAAATTATCTGCTGTTATTACTTTCCAATATGAGAGCAAATCAACAACAAAACCATTTGTATCtttattgcattcctcattaatcttcagactcaaagacaagccttattattattattattgtcaaataattaataaaagttatttctAACATATTGCTTCAAAAAgcttcaggtaaaaaaaaaaacaacctgcgATGACTGAATCTAATCTTAACTCATCTCCAAACTGAGCTTGTAAGTTGAGAACACTATATAAGATCTACAACAAACAGGACACTACAAAAATACTTAATACCTGCTGTCCTGCATAAGCTGCAGCTCCACCAACCAACTGAGATGTGGCTTCACTTCCATCATGGGCTACTTGAACAACTCTGTAAGTCACCTgacctgcaaaaaaaaaaccagcataAACACTTATAAGGAAATGCATTACATTGTGGTTTGACtcaacaatctttttttttttttatgttttaaaaaatacttaaaaagttTAAACCAACCAGCATTATTGTCAGCTCTAATTTGATATTGCAAAGTTGGATCCAGAGTTATGGTTCCTCCCTGCTGCACACTTGCGATGGCAGCTGCTTGCTCGTCTGCATGATCTGAAATATAAAGAGGCATGGCATGTAGGCCACATGTATGCAACCATCAATTTGGTGTCTGCTCAATGCTTTGGATATAAATATTACAGTCAAACCTGGTTATAGAGAAAACCTAAGAAATTCAAAGTTTATCCTCACTAATACAACTCGATAGTAAAAGATACTCATCCTCATATAAGTGAATGTAACCAAAGCTAAATGTACAtgctaagtttttaaaattaagcatAAATGATTTTTTCAAAATTGCTAAAAAAAGTATgcagattaattttttttttaattaaaaaagttaattagtatattttataatgaggccaataaaaacaaacatttaaaataaccATTAAAGAAAAATGTCATTCCTATATCTTATAACTACATAACAATTAGATAAGATAGCTTAGTGTCATGCTTTAGACAACAACAGAATCATACCCTCATATAGACGCAATGATCATTTTAAGGTAGACAGGAAAACATTTCCAttaattttactaatttttcaaagaattaaaaaaaaatgtcctcaggctgacagaaatttaaaaaaaaaatgcatacaaCTTTAATTTCTGACTTGATTATCATCATACCACAAAAGATAATTAATATAACATTCAAGTTGATACACTCATGCAAACCccaaaaaaaaccaaaaaaaacatcTCGCTAAATAAGGAACAATGTATCATTTCAATACTGTTACGTATTGTACATCAAAGACACAAAGACTCcacaaaaatagaaaaagaaacagCTCTAATTATAAAGTTGAAAAGTCtacaaataaatcaatcaaattAGTTACAATCACTATAAACATCAACGATGTATACATACATTCCATGTGTAATGCTTTATattaacaattataaaaaaaagtactttagtTTAATGCTTTTATATGAATCAAGGATTTctaaaaatcaaattatttaaGCAATACTCAGTAAATTTTGGTCTTGGGAAAAAGTAAACAGACTGTTTCATTGTCTTAACTAGTATGCTTTCAATACACAGCCTAATGAACTGCTAAACAAGCTACAATTTTAGATCTTAGTTATAGGGCAAGATTATTTGTATGCCTGTTAGAGAAGTCAATAAACATAAAAGGTTAAACAGCAAAGATAACAATAACATAGCCAGTATTTCTCAGGATAAGAAAATCAATTACCTAGGTCAGCTTCTACAGTTCCTGATAATTCCATATTAGAACTTTCCAGCTGATTCAGCTCCTGTTTAACTTTGCAGACTGAAAGTAGGAaatgggacttttttttttggctttcctctcttttcttttcaaaagtGGAACAATAAAACTTACTAACTttgtgaaattaatttttttattggctCATATAATCATAAAtctgctaaaaaaatattttactaaaaaataaaagactttattttagccttatcaaggattttttttaaagttgctttTTTATGGTGACATTTTAAATTTCACTGAACAGATTTGACATGAAATGGAAATGTCTCCAAACTTCCAAAtgattaaccttttttttaaatttcatatgaCAAACTGTATTTAATGTAACAGAGAAATGGAGAGTATGTAGACAGAAAGGATataatctctatatataattctcttcatggctcaagagtttggacaagaagaagaagtaaaggaaagatcactcctttatttctgcaaggaactagagttaccctacgaaaaaaaaaagggggtgggagagaacaagtagtattcccccgtcacaaaatagcagggccggaccgttgtgaccaagaaagatcgctctttttttatatttctacctcacgtaaaTTTAGCGGCGGaaatagagggggggggggcatgtaaTCTACtctatattcacccgtcactaaaatgcagggccggactcaaccgttgtggggccctatgtgaaatgatTTTgcgggccaagtttgggtagggatacaaataaaaagtgaaaattaagagtttgtatttgaaaataaattcgtctttgcattttattcattcttttctacgtacataattactttacgagacttgcgtgtagcaaagtcatacagtatatcataaaaattctgtttcctacatagatcacactcaatagcaagaattaccaaatgctTCAATCTATTTTAgagaattgttgacctaaagtaattcttcattagcttgaggtgcgagaagcttctttcaccagattccataat
Protein-coding regions in this window:
- the LOC106067661 gene encoding upstream stimulatory factor 2-like isoform X5; translation: MWVFISSLSCGKKSSNRALDALPPTSSETPFLSHVHFSISHDLLFGPVIKLSVSPGKFKLIPGGIVMEMLDQTLDSSQDKSTDSGEDIPLSATVDTDLDHADEQAAAIASVQQGGTITLDPTLQYQIRADNNAGQVTYRVVQVAHDGSEATSQLVGGAAAYAGQQVAVIQSPFSNGGSPTGEGGDATRFAYFPAQSATDGTVVSAQGGDTIATGAALGQFYVMMSPQDVLQGQRQIAPRTSFSPKLEGGGIRTARDDRRRATHNEVERRRRDKINNWIVQLSKLVPDCAQEPIKQTQASKGGILSKACEYIQELRATNSRLAESLKDAERLNVDNELLRQQCEELKQENAFLRSHLQQNSIDLSSGSS
- the LOC106067661 gene encoding upstream stimulatory factor 1-like isoform X1; protein product: MWVFISSLSCGKKSSNRALDALPPTSSETPFLSHVHFSISHDLLFGPVIKLSVSPGKFKLIPGGIVMEMLDQTLDSSQDKSTDSGEDIPLSATVDTDLVCKVKQELNQLESSNMELSGTVEADLDHADEQAAAIASVQQGGTITLDPTLQYQIRADNNAGQVTYRVVQVAHDGSEATSQLVGGAAAYAGQQVAVIQSPFSNGGSPTGEGGDATRFAYFPAQSATDGTVVSAQGGDTIATGAALGQFYVMMSPQDVLQGQRQIAPRTSFSPKLEGGGIRTARDDRRRATHNEVERRRRDKINNWIVQLSKLVPDCAQEPIKQTQASKGGILSKACEYIQELRATNSRLAESLKDAERLNVDNELLRQQCEELKQENAFLRSHLQQNSIDLSSGSS
- the LOC106067661 gene encoding upstream stimulatory factor 2-like isoform X9 yields the protein MELSGTVEADLDHADEQAAAIASVQQGGTITLDPTLQYQIRADNNAGQVTYRVVQVAHDGSEATSQLVGGAAAYAGQQVAVIQSPFSNGGSPTGEGGDATRFAYFPAQSATDGTVVSAQGGDTIATGAALGQFYVMMSPQDVLQGQRQIAPRTSFSPKLEGGGIRTARDDRRRATHNEVERRRRDKINNWIVQLSKLVPDCAQEPIKQTQASKGGILSKACEYIQELRATNSRLAESLKDAERLNVDNELLRQQCEELKQENAFLRSHLQQNSIDLSSGSS
- the LOC106067661 gene encoding upstream stimulatory factor 2-like isoform X2 — its product is MEMLDQTLDSSQDKSTDSGEDIPLSATVDTDLVCKVKQELNQLESSNMELSGTVEADLDHADEQAAAIASVQQGGTITLDPTLQYQIRADNNAGQVTYRVVQVAHDGSEATSQLVGGAAAYAGQQAVIQSPFSNGGSPTGEGGDATRFAYFPAQSATDGTVVSAQGGDTIATGAALGQFYVMMSPQDVLQGQRQIAPRTSFSPKLEGGGIRTARDDRRRATHNEVERRRRDKINNWIVQLSKLVPDCAQEPIKQTQASKGGILSKACEYIQELRATNSRLAESLKDAERLNVDNELLRQQCEELKQENAFLRSHLQQNSIDLSSGSS
- the LOC106067661 gene encoding upstream stimulatory factor 2-like isoform X3; the protein is MEMLDQTLDSSQDKSTDSGEDIPLSATVDTDLVCKVKQELNQLESSNMELSGTVEADLDHADEQAAAIASVQQGGTITLDPTLQYQIRADNNAGQVTYRVVQVAHDGSEATSQLVGGAAAYAGQQVAVIQSPFSNGGSPTGEGGDATRFAYFPAQSATDGTVVSAQGQFYVMMSPQDVLQGQRQIAPRTSFSPKLEGGGIRTARDDRRRATHNEVERRRRDKINNWIVQLSKLVPDCAQEPIKQTQASKGGILSKACEYIQELRATNSRLAESLKDAERLNVDNELLRQQCEELKQENAFLRSHLQQNSIDLSSGSS
- the LOC106067661 gene encoding upstream stimulatory factor 2-like isoform X7, with product MFLHQDKSTDSGEDIPLSATVDTDLVCKVKQELNQLESSNMELSGTVEADLDHADEQAAAIASVQQGGTITLDPTLQYQIRADNNAGQVTYRVVQVAHDGSEATSQLVGGAAAYAGQQVAVIQSPFSNGGSPTGEGGDATRFAYFPAQSATDGTVVSAQGGDTIATGAALGQFYVMMSPQDVLQGQRQIAPRTSFSPKLEGGGIRTARDDRRRATHNEVERRRRDKINNWIVQLSKLVPDCAQEPIKQTQASKGGILSKACEYIQELRATNSRLAESLKDAERLNVDNELLRQQCEELKQENAFLRSHLQQNSIDLSSGSS
- the LOC106067661 gene encoding upstream stimulatory factor 2-like isoform X6, which codes for MEMLDQTLDSSQDKSTDSGEDIPLSATVDTDLVCKVKQELNQLESSNMELSGTVEADLDHADEQAAAIASVQQGGTITLDPTLQYQIRADNNAGQVTYRVVQVAHDGSEATSQLVGGAAAYAGQQAVIQSPFSNGGSPTGQFYVMMSPQDVLQGQRQIAPRTSFSPKLEGGGIRTARDDRRRATHNEVERRRRDKINNWIVQLSKLVPDCAQEPIKQTQASKGGILSKACEYIQELRATNSRLAESLKDAERLNVDNELLRQQCEELKQENAFLRSHLQQNSIDLSSGSS
- the LOC106067661 gene encoding upstream stimulatory factor 2-like isoform X4, whose amino-acid sequence is MEMLDQTLDSSQDKSTDSGEDIPLSATVDTDLVCKVKQELNQLESSNMELSGTVEADLDHADEQAAAIASVQQGGTITLDPTLQYQIRADNNAGQVTYRVVQVAHDGSEATSQLVGGAAAYAGQQAVIQSPFSNGGSPTGEGGDATRFAYFPAQSATDGTVVSAQGQFYVMMSPQDVLQGQRQIAPRTSFSPKLEGGGIRTARDDRRRATHNEVERRRRDKINNWIVQLSKLVPDCAQEPIKQTQASKGGILSKACEYIQELRATNSRLAESLKDAERLNVDNELLRQQCEELKQENAFLRSHLQQNSIDLSSGSS
- the LOC106067661 gene encoding upstream stimulatory factor 2-like isoform X8; the encoded protein is MFLHQDKSTDSGEDIPLSATVDTDLDHADEQAAAIASVQQGGTITLDPTLQYQIRADNNAGQVTYRVVQVAHDGSEATSQLVGGAAAYAGQQVAVIQSPFSNGGSPTGEGGDATRFAYFPAQSATDGTVVSAQGGDTIATGAALGQFYVMMSPQDVLQGQRQIAPRTSFSPKLEGGGIRTARDDRRRATHNEVERRRRDKINNWIVQLSKLVPDCAQEPIKQTQASKGGILSKACEYIQELRATNSRLAESLKDAERLNVDNELLRQQCEELKQENAFLRSHLQQNSIDLSSGSS